AGCTTACTGGTCTAACAGTTGAGCCGCTCCACCTCGGGACACAAGGTGGCCCCAATGTACAGAACAGTTTACCACGGGATTATTAAAGGTGATGTGGAAAGGTGCTCAGCCTCCCACCAGTAATGGAAGCTTAGTGAACTTTATCAAAATTCAAGACTGTTTCCCAAATATACCTTTTTAATAAGTTCTCTCATGGCTAGAAGTTTTCCAGTCTCAGATCCAACAAAGAGAAGCTCTTGTTCTACAGTCTCTACTGCAGAATTCCTGAGAAGAAAACATACCCATCTGGTTTGCAAGAGGAAATTTtatgctcccccaccccccaaaaaagtctaaataaatgaaaaaaatatatacataactccAAAGAATGAACTTTTCCATTGTCAACATGGCCACTTAACTATATATACCTGACCTAAAGACAAAGTTATTTGTAAAATCTCTTACTCTAGTTACAAAAATATTATcaagaaagtttgaaaaatatagaagagTGTAAACAACAAACTGCCCACAATTCTACTGTTTTAGAATAACGTTTGACATTTTGTCAAATAAATCTTCAAGTCTAACTATTTACTTAGCaaactatttctaaaaataaaattatttgataaaatagaCCATAGACCATTTTTAAGGTTGTTACTACATATTGCtaaactttttttgtgtatgtgacagagagggagagagagagggacagatagagacagacaggaagggagagagatgagaagcatcaattcttcgttgtgccaccttagttgctcactgactactttctcatgtgccgaggagggtggggggctacagcagagcaagtgaccccttgctcaagctagcaaccttgggttcaagctcgtgagccttgctcacatcagatgagcccacactcaaatcggcaaccttagggttttgaacttgggtcctctgcatcccagtcccaaactctattcactgtgccactgcctggtcaggcttgctacacttttttattaatttttttcttaactgtagCAGGGTTCATTTATAGTCAAATATTGGGGCTGTGTGTTTATTAACTAATGCTATATAAGCTGCTGCAGTACATTACACTGTATCATtactatattttccattttgttgtctGCTTCTGTATTTATGGTGAGtttgttctattttaattttatacacagtaattaagtttaaattagatagagtttgtttttgtttttaaatgagaagagcgGAAACAGAtagagacacactcccgcatgtgccctgactgagttccacctggcaggcccccagtgagcaatgctctgcccgtgtAGGGTGGTTACTTGGCAACTCAGctagtttttttaacttttagttatatatatattttagataggagagagagagagagagagagagagagagagagagagagagagaagggagggaggagcaggaagcatcaactcctatatgtgccttgaccaggcaaggccagggttttgaaccagcaaccgcagagttccagttcgatgctttatccaccgcaccaccacaagTCTGGGCataacccagctatttttagtgcctgaggcagaggctccttgGAGACATCCTTGGCGCCCatggccaactcgctcaaaccaatcaagccatggctgtgggaggaggagagggagagaaaaaaggagagagaaagagagacagagaagaggatgaggaggaggggaaggagtggagaagcgcagatggtcgcttctcctttgtgccctggcaggaactgaacctgggacagccacacgcCTGACTgaagctctactactgagccaactgacgaGGGCCTAGGGTATTCTTTACTCTCCCATTTGGCTTCACTTTTACTTAACATGGTATTGTAAGCACTGACAATTACCTTGTTCCAATGGACACAGTAATGACACTGTCCAGGTTGAGTTTGCACCACTGCTCAACATCATATGCAAAAGTTGCACTGAACATTGCTCTTCTGACCTTGTGGGATGTGCAAGCCAGGAAAATGGAAGCCAGCTGGTCTCTGAACCCAGTTTTGCCATCTTCAAATAGTTTATCCGAGGAAATAACAAAACAACTTCTGGGGTAACTAAACTGGAAGATTGAAGACATTTCACTAAACTGGGGACACAGGAAGAAGTCAAGCCGTAATGCTGCTTCTAGACCCACATCCACACTTCAAAAGGTACAAGAAAAATAAGCAGGGAAATGGTAAAAATAAGATAACAAAATAATATACTTGTAACAGCCTCAAAGTTATGAGGTTCCATTAGCAACAACAAAGCTTCACATAAACCTTATAAACTCCATCAGCATTGCTGAAAGTTAGGGGAATTATATGCTGCTTTTCAGAATCTGTAGCTTTCTTCTAGACCAAATAgttatttttctatgaatttaATGAAAACCATTATTCTCGGCATCAACACTTACTGAAACATGGCAGACAGCAAGCTCCAAAAGGCAGCAATACAAGCAATTAAGGATGAAAAACggaaaacacacataaaacattaaaatgtcaccTGTACCTTGTTAACTCTATTCCTGGAGGATCTTGCTTTAATAAATAGATTAGTCGATTGGGAGTGGTCACAAGAATATCTATAGCAAAAACAAGTGGTACAAGTTTCAAAGACAAGTTTATCCCTCTTGAACTAGAGAATTAAGCCTTTTGTATTTCAGTTAAATTACCCTGAAGTAGGAAAAGGAGGGAGTGGTTATACTCACTAAACCAACTACACAAATGTTCTTCCCTGTCAGTAAGttaacaaacatatttttttttatccatcacAATACAAACTAGAATATCCCTTCTCGATTTTTATATTTGACTATCTTCTCAACTTCTAAGAGCCAAGAACACTGTAATCAACAGTTTGACTTTCCAACTTTTTATTCCAagggaaattcttttttaaagaaattctattCAGAAGTTCAAAAGAAAAGACAGGGAAAATCAGATTCTTTGGTAGGGATGTAAGCTAGTCTTGCCTGCAGAGTACTTCCATGGCATTTAGTATaaaggtttctcaacctcagcacatTGACGTTTTGATCCAGAAAACTCTTTTGTTGAAtgggcttttttcctttttttaaattttagtgagaagagaggaagcagagacagactctcacatgcacctcaaccgggatccacccaccaagctCACtatggggcaatactctgcccatctggggcccttgctccgttgcaatcggagcctttttagtgcctgaaggagaatccatggagccatgctcaggtCCTATGGCCACGTGCTCCAATCAAGCaacggctgcaggaggagagaagacagagagaaagaaagagagagaagtgggagaggaagggtggaaaagcagatgggcacttttcctgtgtgccctgaccgggaattgaacctgggacatctacatgccagcagacgctctaccactgaaccaacaacCAAGGCCAGTAGAGGCTGTCTTGTGCATTGTACAATAGGATATTTAATAGCATCCCTGGCTTCTGTCCACTCTAGATCAGTAGCACCCTTCCCCAGTTGTGACAATTTAAAATGTCTCCAGGtattgccaaatgtccctggAGTGTAAGGTGGGAATGGACGGCAGAACTGCCTTTGATTGAGAACCactagtatttatttatataaccaCTGGGTGGGAAAGGGGAGATCTCTTCTAGCATATCTAAAATCAAACTAATTCTATGCATAACTACACTTTACGAACGCTTAGGTGTCAATTAGGGTATTTGTAATTTCTAAATCTCCTTCATGCTCTACATCTCAAGCATGAATCCCTTACCAAATTTCTTAGATGACTTTGGTCCAAATTTCTTGGCTGCAACGGCTGCTTTGTGGATCATGTGTATCCTGAATCCTGTTCCCTCAGATATTTTTACTAACTCCCGGTGAATCTAaaacagaaaatgataaaaaaacattaCCTGCTAAATTACTTGATGTATCTCTTTTATGTTAATGAAATAAATCCTTTAACACTCCATAAATACCTGAAATTAAACCTGTAATAATGTGTCAATTAACCTGGAATCTCAGCAGTTTTGAACTTCAGTGACTAGTAAGATTCAGTAGTTTCTTCAGGTCTAATAAGAGTTCCAAGACATAAAACCCAAACTCTTTCAACCTgttatatattgtattgtttacAGAATACAGTCCTGTTATAAAGGTATTTCATACTTGGCATGTATTTTACATTAAGCACATTGGAGGGTGGGGCAGATGATTGTAAAGTTTTACTTTCTCAAAAACTTaagtgagtttttcatttctctgggtgagaaaaatattttttggagcACCTAGCTAATATGGCATCCTTTCAAATTCAAGGAACTTGAAGCATTTGCCaaaatacaaatgttaaaatCATGTTTTAGAAAAGATTTGCCCATATGCAATAAAATACATACCTAAAGTGTGCTCTGTACAGAATACTTGACCATGACAAAAACACAGCCTTActcttttgagaatttttattgtCCTCAAATAAGAAAGATAACTGACGCTACAGGTCATACCTGGCTGGCAAGTTCTCGTGTTGGTGATATAATCAGGGCTCTGAAGCCTTTATTGGTGGGTTGTTTCAGTTGCATTAAAATGGGAATGCTAAAAGCCAATGTCTTTCCAGACCCAGTAGGAGCAGAAGCCAGAAGTTCTCGACCCTAAAAACAGAGTATATTAAATACAAGGAAAACTACACAAATTTTTCAGAGCCTGGTCAAATACTACcaaccaaacaaagaacaaataaaacatatGTGCTAAATCCAATCATTAATGTTATCACTCTGCTTACTTCTCCCATATCCACTTTTCTAATATTATACTCCCCTGCCACTACCACCCCAACGGAGTTTCTCAGTACTGTCTGTGGATTCATTTCAACAGGGGAAAGAATGTaactaaaatctaaaaatagtTCACAatctaaattatttcttttctttttttttttaatttctctgaagctggaaaccgggagagacagtcagacagactcccacatgcgtccgaccaggatccaccgggcacgcccacaaggggcgatgttctgcccaccagggggtgatgctctgcccctccagggggtcgctttgccacgaccagagccactctagcgcctggggcagagaccaaggagccatccccagtgcccggccatctttgctccaatggagcctcggctgcgggaggggaagagagatagaggaaggaggggggagggtggagaagcaaatgggcacttctcctatgtgccatggctgggaatcgaacccgggtcccccgcacgccaggccgacactctaccgctgagccaaccggccagggccaaaagtaagCATTTTGATCTTCATGCAAACATGGAGTTAATCTCAGGACAGCTAAGCACAATTGCACAGATGAATTCATTGTGTGAAATGGTCATTGAGCATAGAGAATGTTAGTGCCAGTTCAGAGTCCAAGCTCGGCAGGGGTCATACCTGAATCTGCTGAGCTGAGCACATGGAAACCTCAGTGTGCATTCAGGCTTGaccatttttcttaatttttttcagagttgCACACTGAGGtggcttcagaaaatgaaaattgaCTGTCCCTAGTGGCGTTTGAAGGCAGGCAAAGTTTGATACATGTCCAACTAAGAATATGAGTATATATCTTTGGGGCGTATTTGCATCTATCAAAGTTGCTCTTAAGATAATGGTATATAGTTTTTATAATCCTTTGTCCTTCAGATCAGCTTCTGTTCATACAGAGAGGATACAAGCAGTAGACTGGGCATGTCGGCAGCTGAATTCCAGCTCCCATTCCATCTTGAATTCTTTGGGAGTCCTGGGTTACTTCCTTCCTTGACTCTGGGCCTCCACCTGGTAAACTGAGGCGTTTGGACCACATGGTCCAGGTCTCTAGTTCTGAGGCTGCAACTCAGTGGAGTTTGGAAACACCCCTGCCCTTCCAGGATTTTATTGTAAGCAAATGGGAAACATTTTTACAGTGAAAATGCATATGATCCTACAGTCTGTTCAGCCTACGTACCAGACCCACACACTTAAGGCCATAGTTGGAAAGAACTCAAGTCTGTTTTAAAGAGCTGTCCCTATTCCAACCAAGAGAACTATTTAAGCTCATCAAGTATCATTGGCCAAGGTGAATGTGTGAAATTCAGCACTACATGGAGGAATCTCTCCCTGTTTATAACCACAAAGTACTTGCACTGAAAGAGCCGTTAGCAAACATGTAGGCCCAGAGAGgtcaagcaacttgcccaagatcacacaggcaGCAGAAAGGAATTTTAGGATCAAAATGTAGGTCTCCTCACTCCCAGCTTGGTCaggactactgcatgtgcccttcAGAGTTAGCAAAGTTCACTTTTTGAAGTTGTCTTTCCATATTTACCTACACCCTACACAGCTTATAAAACACCCACTTGACCTATAGTTAGAGATGGTGGCCAGGCTTTTGTCAGGCCCTCGAAAAAACAAAGCACACCGGCATCTTGAGCACCTACAATGCCCTTAGCACTGTCCTAGGCCCTCCAGTAAAAGAATGCTCAAAATATGCATTGAGTGCTTACCATATCCATGCATTTGGAGGCGCTCCCCTTGCATTAACTGATTTAATCCTGTTAAACACCATTAGTTTATCTTCTGTCTTACAGGGG
The DNA window shown above is from Saccopteryx bilineata isolate mSacBil1 chromosome 2, mSacBil1_pri_phased_curated, whole genome shotgun sequence and carries:
- the LOC136326527 gene encoding probable ATP-dependent RNA helicase DDX52 isoform X1 — protein: MPIQMQAIPVMLHGRELLASAPTGSGKTLAFSIPILMQLKQPTNKGFRALIISPTRELASQIHRELVKISEGTGFRIHMIHKAAVAAKKFGPKSSKKFDILVTTPNRLIYLLKQDPPGIELTRYRSCFVISSDKLFEDGKTGFRDQLASIFLACTSHKVRRAMFSATFAYDVEQWCKLNLDSVITVSIGTRNSAVETVEQELLFVGSETGKLLAMRELIKKGFNPPVLVFVQSIERAKELFHELIYEGINVDIIHADRTQEQRDNTVHSFRAGKIWVLICTALLARGIDFKGVNLVINYDFPTSSVEYIHRIGRTGRAGHKGKAVTFFTEDDKPLLRSIANVIQQAGCPVPEYIRGFQKLLSKQKKKMIKKPLQRESISTTPKYFLENAKDKRKKIIGQNNKKKVALKDKS
- the LOC136326527 gene encoding probable ATP-dependent RNA helicase DDX52 isoform X2; the encoded protein is MPIQMQAIPVMLHGRELLASAPTGSGKTLAFSIPILMQLKQPTNKGFRALIISPTRELASQIHRELVKISEGTGFRIHMIHKAAVAAKKFGPKSSKKFDILVTTPNRLIYLLKQDPPGIELTRYRSCFVISSDKLFEDGKTGFRDQLASIFLACTSHKVRRAMFSATFAYDVEQWCKLNLDSVITVSIGTRNSAVETVEQELLFVGSETGKLLAMRELIKKGFNPPVLVFVQSIERAKELFHELIYEGINVDIIHADRTQEQRDNTVHSFRAGKIWVLICTALLARGIDFKGVNLVINYDFPTSSVEYIHRIGRTGRAGHKGKAVTFFTEDDKPLLRSIANVIQQAGCPVPEYIRGFQKLLSKQKKKMIKKPLQRESISTTPKYFLENAKDKR